From one Mytilus edulis chromosome 1, xbMytEdul2.2, whole genome shotgun sequence genomic stretch:
- the LOC139524938 gene encoding octopine dehydrogenase-like isoform X1, producing the protein MASKKKENGPNTTKKSDKEAEAKTDSKTEEPNNEQNKKQEETNNQTETEPPPKMPPLKMCICGSGGGAHCLVGLAASQPDVEVRVLTLHEDDAKLWTKEMKNNDLVVVINNRNGTSREVKAKPEIVTKNPEEAVAGSDYIFMAVSPTSHDIYFKAMAPHVGKNTLIVGLPGFPGFEYQCRDIVGEKSIPCTLMNFNYLPWDCKLLEFGKKVEIINFRSYLTGSMIRGRGICRRPPLMTLQMLHGAEPIFRQSKNHLESILMSHSYIRPAIMFGQWNSWDGKPIHEAPLFYETVTKETADLISKCSDECVEVAKAIMEKSATKIDLSEVKPIFEWYQELCSNDVNVCTDMLTALTTSKFDKDVTHEMKKEKGGLVPDFHCASLAEDIPMGTIVIRALADIVEVKTTNINMLIEWCQQKMGKEYIINGELKGKDMKSTRCPQQYGFTTLESIIACQIGSTTLESTIASQIESTIASQIESIS; encoded by the coding sequence gCTTCAAAGAAAAAGGAAAACGGACCAAATACAACTAAAAAATCTGACAAGGAAGCTGAAGCAAAGACAGATTCTAAAACAGAAGAGCCGAACAACGAGCAAAATAAGAAACAAGAAGAAACAAACAATCAAACTGAAACGGAACCACCACCTAAAATGCCACCATTGAAGATGTGTATATGTGGTAGTGGAGGAGGTGCCCACTGTCTTGTTGGACTGGCGGCATCGCAGCCAGATGTTGAAGTTCGAGTGCTCACTCTTCACGAAGATGACGCAAAACTATGGAcgaaagaaatgaaaaataatgatttagTAGTTGTTATTAACAACAGAAATGGAACCTCGAGAGAAGTAAAGGCAAAGCCTGAAATCGTAACAAAGAATCCAGAAGAAGCCGTTGCCGGAAGTGATTACATATTCATGGCCGTGTCACCAACGTCTCATGATATTTACTTCAAAGCAATGGCACCACACGTGGGTAAAAACACCTTGATTGTAGGTTTACCTGGTTTTCCAGGTTTTGAATATCAATGTAGGGATATCGTAGGAGAAAAATCTATTCCCTGTACGCTGATGAATTTTAACTATTTACCTTGGGATTGTAAACTCCTTGAATTTGGAAAGAAGGTAGAAATTATAAATTTTCGAAGTTATCTAACTGGTTCCATGATTAGAGGTCGAGGGATTTGTAGAAGGCCTCCGCTGATGACCCTCCAAATGCTTCACGGTGCAGAACCCATTTTTCGGCAATCGAAAAACCATCTGGAGTCTATTCTTATGTCTCATTCATATATTCGACCAGCAATTATGTTTGGCCAATGGAATAGTTGGGACGGTAAACCCATCCATGAAGCTCCTCTCTTTTACGAGACAGTAACAAAAGAAACAGCTGATCTAATTTCTAAATGCAGCGATGAATGTGTTGAAGTAGCTAAAGCTATAATGGAGAAAAGTGCAACAAAGATTGATCTATCTGAAGTCAAACCGATCTTCGAATGGTACCAAGAACTTTGTTCAAATGATGTTAACGTTTGTACAGATATGTTGACCGCACTCACAACAAGTAAATTTGATAAGGATGTTACGCATGAAATGAAGAAAGAAAAAGGAGGATTAGTTCCAGATTTCCACTGTGCAAGCTTAGCAGAAGACATACCAATGGGTACAATAGTAATACGCGCACTTGCTGATATTGTAGAAGTTAAGACGACAAATATTAATATGCTCATTGAATGGTGCCAACAAAAAATGGGGAAAGAATATATTATCAACGGTGAATTGAAAGGCAAAGATATGAAATCAACCAGATGTCCACAACAGTATGGGTTTACTACATTAGAATCAATTATAGCGTGTCAGATAGGATCAACAACATTAGAATCAACTATTGCATCACAGATAGAATCAACTATTGCATCACAGATAGAATCAATAAGCTAA
- the LOC139524938 gene encoding octopine dehydrogenase-like isoform X2, whose amino-acid sequence MPPLKMCICGSGGGAHCLVGLAASQPDVEVRVLTLHEDDAKLWTKEMKNNDLVVVINNRNGTSREVKAKPEIVTKNPEEAVAGSDYIFMAVSPTSHDIYFKAMAPHVGKNTLIVGLPGFPGFEYQCRDIVGEKSIPCTLMNFNYLPWDCKLLEFGKKVEIINFRSYLTGSMIRGRGICRRPPLMTLQMLHGAEPIFRQSKNHLESILMSHSYIRPAIMFGQWNSWDGKPIHEAPLFYETVTKETADLISKCSDECVEVAKAIMEKSATKIDLSEVKPIFEWYQELCSNDVNVCTDMLTALTTSKFDKDVTHEMKKEKGGLVPDFHCASLAEDIPMGTIVIRALADIVEVKTTNINMLIEWCQQKMGKEYIINGELKGKDMKSTRCPQQYGFTTLESIIACQIGSTTLESTIASQIESTIASQIESIS is encoded by the coding sequence ATGCCACCATTGAAGATGTGTATATGTGGTAGTGGAGGAGGTGCCCACTGTCTTGTTGGACTGGCGGCATCGCAGCCAGATGTTGAAGTTCGAGTGCTCACTCTTCACGAAGATGACGCAAAACTATGGAcgaaagaaatgaaaaataatgatttagTAGTTGTTATTAACAACAGAAATGGAACCTCGAGAGAAGTAAAGGCAAAGCCTGAAATCGTAACAAAGAATCCAGAAGAAGCCGTTGCCGGAAGTGATTACATATTCATGGCCGTGTCACCAACGTCTCATGATATTTACTTCAAAGCAATGGCACCACACGTGGGTAAAAACACCTTGATTGTAGGTTTACCTGGTTTTCCAGGTTTTGAATATCAATGTAGGGATATCGTAGGAGAAAAATCTATTCCCTGTACGCTGATGAATTTTAACTATTTACCTTGGGATTGTAAACTCCTTGAATTTGGAAAGAAGGTAGAAATTATAAATTTTCGAAGTTATCTAACTGGTTCCATGATTAGAGGTCGAGGGATTTGTAGAAGGCCTCCGCTGATGACCCTCCAAATGCTTCACGGTGCAGAACCCATTTTTCGGCAATCGAAAAACCATCTGGAGTCTATTCTTATGTCTCATTCATATATTCGACCAGCAATTATGTTTGGCCAATGGAATAGTTGGGACGGTAAACCCATCCATGAAGCTCCTCTCTTTTACGAGACAGTAACAAAAGAAACAGCTGATCTAATTTCTAAATGCAGCGATGAATGTGTTGAAGTAGCTAAAGCTATAATGGAGAAAAGTGCAACAAAGATTGATCTATCTGAAGTCAAACCGATCTTCGAATGGTACCAAGAACTTTGTTCAAATGATGTTAACGTTTGTACAGATATGTTGACCGCACTCACAACAAGTAAATTTGATAAGGATGTTACGCATGAAATGAAGAAAGAAAAAGGAGGATTAGTTCCAGATTTCCACTGTGCAAGCTTAGCAGAAGACATACCAATGGGTACAATAGTAATACGCGCACTTGCTGATATTGTAGAAGTTAAGACGACAAATATTAATATGCTCATTGAATGGTGCCAACAAAAAATGGGGAAAGAATATATTATCAACGGTGAATTGAAAGGCAAAGATATGAAATCAACCAGATGTCCACAACAGTATGGGTTTACTACATTAGAATCAATTATAGCGTGTCAGATAGGATCAACAACATTAGAATCAACTATTGCATCACAGATAGAATCAACTATTGCATCACAGATAGAATCAATAAGCTAA
- the LOC139524961 gene encoding myosin-6-like, whose translation MSDFTRDPIGLQVQRADSEEFIRNIHLGNTIGERDWAWEKICFEKEQLGKSLLRKVNELQLLHSEHEELKEKLDRNEQKTREVQSDLEKQMVNTQKVIKRLTEEKTKNRRLEQEMENLKDLEGRVNDMTNKRYQLEQDISTLNNILIECRKELQEYKEELQTEKIKQKFLEQLHDMKDTALAKANGDNEKLKKKLSILTDERPEYLIGQDEEIDNKRFKRKRLQECRYCHKALVPGQNTGTCYYHPRKPVHLHGNNDPKIKIWQCCGQEGKSEPEGCCQNTFHQPL comes from the exons ATGAGTGATTTCACCAGAGATCCGATTGGACTTCAAGTTCAGCGAGCTGATTCAGAAGAATTTATTCGTAACATTCATTTGGGTAATACAATTGGCGAGAGAGACTGGGCCTGGGAAAAGATCTGTTTTGAAAAAGAACAATTGGGAAAGAGCTTACTGAGAAAAGTCAATGAACTACAGCTGTTACATTCTGAGCATGAAG AGCTAAAGGAAAAGTTAgatagaaatgaacaaaaaaccaGGGAAGTTCAATCTGATCTTGAAAAACAGATGGTTAATACACAAAAAGTGATAAAAAGATTAACTGAAGAG aaaACGAAAAATAGAAGGCTTGAACAGGAAATGGAGAACTTAAAAGATTTGGAGGGAAGAGTGAACGATATGACCAACAAGCGCTACCAGTTGGAGCAGGATATCAGTACACTAAACAATATATTGATAGAATGTAGAAAAGAACTCCAAGAGTACAAAGAAGAG TTGCAAACGgaaaaaatcaaacagaaattTCTGGAGCAACTACACGACATGAAAGATACAGCACTTGCAAAAGCCAATGGCGACAATGAAAAGTTGAAAAAGAAGCTTTCAATCCTGACAGATGAAAGACCCGAATACCTAATAGGCCAAGATGAAGAAATAGATAATAAACGATTCAAACGGAAACGCCTGCAAGAATGCCGGTATTGTCACAAAGCACTGGTCCCAGGTCAAAATACTGGCACGTGTTATTATCATCCCCGGAAGCCAGTCCATCTCCATGGAAATAACGACCCTAAGATAAAGATATGGCAGTGTTGTGGGCAAGAAGGGAAATCTGAACCTGAAGGATGCTGTCAGAATACATTTCATCAACCCTTGtaa